The Henckelia pumila isolate YLH828 chromosome 2, ASM3356847v2, whole genome shotgun sequence genome includes a window with the following:
- the LOC140878898 gene encoding uncharacterized protein, with product MKPHGVTEEQIQLRAFPFSLKNAAKDWLYYLPPGSMTTWTEMKRIFQEKYFPASRAANIRKYIYDIMQFTGESLHEYWEWFKKLCASCPQHQITENLLIQYFYEGNGQTAKACGICVAVVHATDMCLTLQEDSVEQVNATSRFPGPPQRKYDPYSNTYNPGWKDHPNLRYGNPQANQPGPQAQPHNQAYRPQKREQNEDVKESKVEENELNHEDTPRGKFPPLSKYKPVAHFSLALKDSRKDEGIKGLYETFHRCEGCKKVELGEQVSAVIWRKTPEKCKDLGMFSIPCKIGDVQLDTAMLDLGASINVLPYSVYASLKLRSLNETATVIQMADKSTIYPRRVIEVILVQVGNLVFPADFYVLDKTNNDFKSPIC from the exons atgaaaccccatggagtaacagaggagcagatccaaCTGAGAGCCTTTCCATTTTCGTTGAAGAATGCTgcaaaggattggctatactacttaCCTCCTGGATCCATGACTACTTGGACAGAGATGAAGAGAATTTTTCAGGAGAAGTACTTCCCAGCATCTAGAGCAGCAAACATCAGAAAATATATCTATGACATCATGCAATTTACTGGGGAATCACTTCACGAATATTGGGAGTGGTTCAAAAAGCTGTGTGCTAgttgtccgcaacatcagataactGAAAACCTATTAATTCAATAtttctatgaag ggaatggacaaactgcaaaggcatgtggaatTTGCGTTGCAGTGGTACATGCTACTGACATGTGTCTCACACTTCAAGAGGATTCAGTGGAACAGGTGAATGCTACTAGCAGATTTCCTGGACCTCCACAGCGGAAGTATGATccatattccaacacatacaatcctggttggaaggatcatccaaatcttagATACGGAAATCCTCAGGCGAATCAACCTGGACCTCAGGCACAACCGCAtaatcaagcttataggccacA gaaacgagagcaa AATGAAGATGTGAAGGAATCCAAGGTAGAGGAGAATGAGCTTAATCACGAGGATacaccaagaggtaagtttcctcctctTTCTAAATATAAACCTGTAGCCCATTTTTCCCTTGCATTGAAAGATTCTAGGAAAGATGAAGGTATTAAGGGGTTGTATGAAACTTTTCatagatgtgag GGATGTAAAAAAGTTGAACTAGGAGAACAGGTTTCTGCCGTGATTTGGAGAAAGACACCTGAAAAATGCAAGGATCTAGGTATGTTTTCAATTCCTTGTAAAATAGGAGATGTTCAGCTTGATACGGCCATgttagatttaggagcatcaATTAATGTCCTGCCATATtctgtttatgcttccttaaaacTAAGGTCTTTGAATGAAACTGCAACTGTTATCCAGATGGCTGATAAATCTACTATTTATCCTAGGCGTGTGATAGAGGTTATTCTTGTGCAAGTTGGTAATTTGGtttttcctgctgatttttatgtgcttgacAAGACAAACAATGATTTTAAGAGCCCAATTTGCTAG